The following are encoded together in the Streptomyces flavofungini genome:
- a CDS encoding arsenate reductase family protein: MSCLFLEYPKCSTCRKAKKWLEENNIDFTDRMIVEENPTKEELKAWYDKSGVKLNKFFNTSGKLYREMNLKDKVKTASEDELLDILSSNGMLVKRPLLIKEDLVLIGFKEEEWAENLK; the protein is encoded by the coding sequence ATGAGTTGTTTATTTTTAGAATATCCTAAATGTAGTACTTGTAGAAAAGCTAAGAAATGGTTAGAAGAAAACAATATAGATTTTACAGATAGAATGATTGTGGAAGAAAATCCTACTAAAGAAGAATTAAAGGCTTGGTACGATAAGAGCGGAGTTAAATTAAATAAGTTCTTTAACACTTCAGGCAAGCTTTATAGAGAGATGAATCTTAAGGATAAAGTAAAAACAGCTAGTGAAGATGAACTTTTAGACATCTTATCAAGCAATGGTATGTTAGTAAAAAGACCTTTACTTATAAAAGAGGATTTAGTTCTTATAGGATTTAAGGAAGAAGAATGGGCTGAAAATTTAAAATAA